The segment TAAAATTCAACTAAAATGTCAAACCGATGTTACTTCTTTTAGCTCTCTATCATCcgaatgatggatcatggagtgtgattcaaaatgttgataaaaaaaacttacacaatctaatccaaaaacaacatcaaacaaatttaTGAATCGtagaaatattatatcattaacTAACCATCCAATTAAAACTTGAGAAGTGATCAAAACAATTCTATGATTTACAGAACTATATAcatcaaatttgcaattcaacCAATTTCGAAGCTTTCAAATGATCTCAGACACTGAATCCAAAAAGCTTCGGAGAGAGATGGCTTACAATGTTCAAGTATAGGTAGTATAGCAATGGCCCCTTGGAGCTTCCTTGCAACTTTAGTTAAAGATAATGTGCAAGCTGTAACTATGAAATGGATATTTCGTCTATGGCTTCTGCCTTCTGGTTTCTGTGATACTCCATATTTGGTGAAAAGTCCTATTACTTCAGATTAAatatattgatgatattgatgatttgATTAAAGATAACAGAAATATTCATCCTAATCTTGTGTCAATGTTTATTACCATCTGATAAATATACCACTTGATCCTGTATGgcatattgattattgaataaaAATTGTGTGATCTTCTTGATATGAAACACACTAAATTAAACAAAATAATACATAATCTTTTCCTTGAAGGAATCAAACCAAAGTTCAGTACTATAAAAATGCTGAACATCTGAAACATTTTTACAAATGCAATCCTGTGTTGCTTTTGTTGCCTACAGAAATATGAATCCATTTATAACAAACCTGTACTAATCAATATCATTAAAAGAAGGCCATGAATATAGGTAGCAAAATCTATTACTATAGATCTTCATTAGCATAAATGCATCCACAAATCCTTCATGCAGTAAACTTCAAAtagaacaaaatccaaacaaagaaAACCTGTACTAATCAATAGTATTGAAAGCATGCTATGAATACAGATAACAAAATTTATTCTCACTCTTAATTAGAATGCATGCATCCACAAATTCTTTCCTGCCCATATAATCATGCAGAAAACTTCAATTATAACAGAATCCAAACAGAGTAAACCATTAAGAGTTTTATAAAATGTTCTGCAGTCATCAATAACACAAAGATTTCAAATAATGGGTTGTGATAAATGAAAAATAACTCCAGAATACAGTGCAAAGAAAACTTATTTGGGCAAATAATATATAGATTTATTTCATCAAAAGAAAAACAGATTTTTCCTTGAACAAAGCCTCACTGACTGAGCCCAATAATCATTACTTCGTCCAAGATGTATAATCTCATAATCTCATTTGTCTAATACAAACAGCTACATCCATTTACAAAGCTCAGTATGTCACTTTCCTTTAGATGAACTCATATCTGACCAGTAAATGAAATGTAAATTTTTTACAGTATATACATGGTGCCTGGCTTTAGATGTCTGCACAAAACTGGGATTCTATTACCCCAGTCAGGATCTAAATTTATAGTCACCCTTATGTACTCCTATTGTTCAAAGCAAAATGTTAAAAGGATGGGTGAAAGAGACATTTGGCCTGTTGTATGTCAGCAGAGCAGTTGCCTAATCAGGAAGAATCCTGCCATGAATATTCGGAGCAAAATTCAAGTAATACTAAATTTCTCCTGCCATGAATCTTCAGAGCAAAATTCAAGTAATAAATTTAAATACCATCATCTAACTCCAAAAAACAAAGATTTTTGTTTGGTTAGCCACCATACCTCTTAATACTTGGGTTTTTTTCTTGTAACTTTCTTCCATGGCTGCAATACAGAGTCTGAATACTTAACAGGCAGTTTTGGTAACCGCCTTTCCTTGGAGCGAGtcaggggtattgccccttcactTACATCTATACCCACAGCCTTCAAAATGCACTTGGGATTATACCGAACATCACTGGGTTGTCCCTCTCTGGCCAATTCTTTTGCAGCATCCATTTCCACACTAGCATTTGCCCAATATGGATTGCTCTGCAAACTAGGTATACCCATAGCATTTTTACCCTGTCTTAAAACATTTTCAGATAAAACAGACATCAAATCCTTTTCCTGAGCCTGGATGCCCACGGATTTTTGGAGTATCTGATATTCTACCACCTGAATGGCATCATACAACAGGTCCAGAGATCCACCCGCATGAATTGTGTTCTCACTCTTAAGTTTTTCAGAACTCTTTAACtgaaatccatcattgctttccaAAATCCAAGTATTTGTATTATAGATATTGAAATTTGATTTGGAGTGCAAAGATTGTGCAGGGCAACTCTGATCAAAACCATATAAATAAAATCGGGTATGATAAACTTTAACATTCTGCAAAGAGGAAAAAAAAAAGATGCAGTGGAAAGGAAGAGGGATTTGATGTGCACCTTGAGTAATTTGGTCTTCTTTCTTCTGGTTGGGGTTAGATTGTCTGCTATTTTTCCTTCATCGCCATTCCTCACAATATGCTCATCTGCTTCGCTGG is part of the Cryptomeria japonica chromosome 10, Sugi_1.0, whole genome shotgun sequence genome and harbors:
- the LOC131072585 gene encoding uncharacterized protein LOC131072585, whose amino-acid sequence is MDFMIPSSDNTGAMRGSKNNRYPSLANMIRFEHGKRKKELLPSEADEHIVRNGDEGKIADNLTPTRRKKTKLLKSCPAQSLHSKSNFNIYNTNTWILESNDGFQLKSSEKLKSENTIHAGGSLDLLYDAIQVVEYQILQKSVGIQAQEKDLMSVLSENVLRQGKNAMGIPSLQSNPYWANASVEMDAAKELAREGQPSDVRYNPKCILKAVGIDVSEGAIPLTRSKERRLPKLPVKYSDSVLQPWKKVTRKKPKY